A genomic window from Methanobrevibacter sp. TLL-48-HuF1 includes:
- a CDS encoding PfkB family carbohydrate kinase encodes MTIVVIGPLTQDQIITSNSKTSAAGGASYFQSFVFEEFNMDYVAVANFNNLDLIKDFPNLGNLIPIVGDDTHYFINEYPEGDNSDIRKQYSNFADIPLLKNQLEFVLDDIFEIDAFILNPLNRNDFPVETVDYLKTFNVPIYLSVQGFLRLPDEKIDDKNYSIKLEMYNDLEDILNGVTGIFLDESEAKIVFDDGNYNKYDIDEIVITNGSDGSRIIVESDEIKIEAVEVDNIMDATGCGDTYMAAYILKRLLLDSPKEAGEFASLIASEKLMSFGPYKSLI; translated from the coding sequence ATGACAATTGTGGTTATTGGTCCGCTAACACAAGACCAAATCATTACTTCAAATTCAAAAACATCTGCTGCTGGAGGAGCCAGTTATTTTCAATCATTTGTTTTTGAAGAGTTTAATATGGATTATGTTGCAGTTGCAAACTTTAATAATCTAGATTTAATTAAGGACTTTCCAAATTTAGGTAATTTAATTCCTATTGTTGGAGACGATACTCATTATTTTATTAATGAATATCCTGAAGGGGATAATTCGGATATTAGAAAACAGTACAGTAATTTTGCAGATATTCCGCTTTTAAAAAATCAGCTGGAGTTTGTTTTAGATGATATTTTTGAAATTGATGCATTTATTTTAAATCCTCTAAATAGAAATGATTTTCCTGTTGAAACAGTTGATTATCTAAAAACTTTCAATGTGCCAATTTATTTATCTGTTCAGGGTTTTTTACGTCTTCCAGATGAAAAAATTGATGATAAAAATTATTCAATTAAATTAGAAATGTATAATGATTTAGAGGATATTTTAAATGGAGTTACAGGTATATTTTTAGATGAAAGCGAAGCTAAAATTGTATTTGATGACGGTAATTATAATAAGTATGATATTGATGAAATTGTAATTACAAATGGCAGTGATGGTTCCAGAATTATTGTTGAGAGTGATGAAATTAAAATTGAGGCTGTAGAAGTTGATAATATAATGGATGCTACTGGCTGTGGAGATACATATATGGCAGCTTATATTCTAAAGAGATTGCTTTTAGATTCACCAAAAGAAGCTGGAGAATTCGCTTCATTAATAGCTAGTGAAAAATTAATGTCATTTGGACCGTACA